Proteins encoded within one genomic window of Cyprinus carpio isolate SPL01 chromosome A15, ASM1834038v1, whole genome shotgun sequence:
- the LOC122147801 gene encoding pollen-specific leucine-rich repeat extensin-like protein 2, with amino-acid sequence MSFVPPESSQPVSDWLSGLRLDQYCPAFQEAGLGTLWECQDLSSAQLQRMGVALPGHRKRILGSLRKLLPSEAGMEEDEEREEDRPVARERTKFRRTADDGATENSVAGRRPPPIPPRVTPNRPPVPFTPGSITTATAPEPISIPEQKETPTPASRAKPIPTPRPRPEHLPLKGPAQQLQTSERKPSRVSPTLSSSSSERFHLYEQCSSPTQGEVGVPPLPPKSYTVGVSKEPRDVPNRHPVPHTASRLLQHDCESQKHAVQKPSHNQVQKGSSSVVPPITPSDELENFVTGSAGLSTMLSERRGFSFHNDT; translated from the exons ATGTCCTTCGTCCCGCCGGAGAGTTCCCAGCCCGTGTCTGATTGGCTGAGTGGCCTCCGCCTCGACCAGTACTGCCCGGCCTTCCAGGAGGCGGGGCTGGGAACGCTGTGGGAGTGTCAGGATCTAAGCTCCGCCCAGCTGCAGCGGATGGGCGTGGCTCTGCCCGGCCACAGGAAGCGGATCCTCGGCAGCCTGCGCAAGCTCCTCCCCTCGGAGGCGGGAATGGAGGAGGACGAGGAGCGAGAGGAGGACAGGCCCGTCGCCCGAGAGAGGACCAAATTCAGAAGGACTGCAGACGACGGGGCGACGGAAAACAGCGTCGCAGGTAGACGTCCACCTCCCATCCCGCCTCGGGTCACGCCCAATCGACCCCCCGTTCCCTTCACGCCCGGATCGATAACCACGGCGACCGCTCCTGAGCCTATCAGCATCCCTGAACAAAAGGAAACGCCCACACCTGCCAGTCGAGCCAAGCCCATCCCAACTCCGAGGCCACGCCCAGAACACCTGCCTCTTAAAGGGCCGGCGCAGCAACTCCAGACGAGCGAGAGGAAACCGTCCCGTGTGTCTCCCACTCTCTCGTCCTCCTCATCGGAGCGCTTCCACCTGTATGAACAGTGTTCATCTCCCACTCAAGGAGAAGTGGGcgttcctcctcttcctcctaaGAGCTACACGGTGGGCGTCTCTAAAGAGCCCAGAGACGTCCCGAACAGACACCCTGTTCCACACACCGCCTCGCGTCTCCTGCAACACGACTGCGAGTCCCAGAAGCACGCTGTCCAGAAGCCCTCCCACAATCAG GTACAGAAAGGGTCCAGTAGTGTTGTGCCGCCCATCACTCCGTCTGATGAGCTGGAAAACTTCGTCACAGGCTCTGCTGGCCTTTCCACAATGCTGTCAGAACGCAGGGGTTTCAGTTTTCACAATGACACATGA